In Diachasmimorpha longicaudata isolate KC_UGA_2023 chromosome 7, iyDiaLong2, whole genome shotgun sequence, the following proteins share a genomic window:
- the LOC135164198 gene encoding proteoglycan 4 isoform X17, whose translation MPANKGPIFSSTAKEKPVNGGGFGASGTKKRKQRVTVKSKKHCKQYLQLHSEYRSTYTWHEYTGPHQEHTVVRRAPQAQPTSTKQPSAKLQSAKSTEDENTEGPTLEPPLPRRKKNPELAYRHHEFISAADGGGIDAVDTNVVADKVREVTGSSALPPSQLSKAISRISTEYRLQFAWPRRAQLTNGETVAPIPAAGGAGGPPGGPRKSMSMGTLKQGIAPTEPAPVHMRKRPGDVDHKRDGIQASELEPLFGNNADNIDGVMPDVDEKDEDLTDFKISFRERMPARKAVKIVDDRVTKSKIHKSPTTVKNAFPTSEIIELRRLADEYKHRDWGCGLASKEMSSIWKHVSNNHALSALSLARSVTKEEKEKENTRKVAPVTNTMPPAGRPSSVQARPISGILQEADNERAMARARKDFLIRHHLDRTTGAGDGALLPSPTREKLEPVLPRRRDEAKEEIQPRTKSSPKNSPRTGRSQSLGPLSRSPKRQTPRAPSVSKDAKEKEKEHKDKEGKDRSGEPERHPRPTGVSAVGGRVRWSIRESSQTPVKSSSTSEPPIPPLPSPPSGPGPTQLHKKPSPRSHRKLTAEPQVNGDATGGDSSVASTPPSQSATAPVATAVVTSTPWFDDEPVVKSPPEPTRVKSPEQMIMRSPEPVNWTVPLDTGKTFTVTQNVREGEPLTRPHSEAKTWAPGSTVISTPQSAPPELAQHKSHHQSQHSGYKSPESESVSLGSYTGLNGHKDLDSERDSPLPSNLQGTSTASQSDKLSVAPETKEKLAEEPSIKPVAGTNLRCLEDPVFEFDRGQKSEEPLPPAPSVPVTQSGYRVLEAEEPVVPAGGTGGTSSSGYHVLEAPALSPGAQQRSVTSDVLEIARNRFDKFWGKGGSENQA comes from the exons ATGCCCGCGAACAAGGGTCCAATATTTTCGTCAACAGCCAAAGAGAAACCGGTGAACGGTGGTGGTTTCGGTGCATCCGGTACTAAGAAGAGGAAACAACGTGTCACCGTTAAAAGTAAAAAACATTGCAAGCAGTACTTG CAGCTCCACTCAGAATACAGGAGCACCTACACATGGCACGAGTACACAGGACCCCATCAGGAGCACACGGTCGTGCGACGAGCGCCTCAGGCCCAGCCGACCTCCA CGAAGCAACCGAGCGCGAAGCTACAATCGGCCAAGTCAACCGAGGATGAGAACACCGAAG GACCAACACTGGAGCCACCATTGCCGAGGAGGAAGAAGAATCCAGAATTGGCTTACAGGCatcatgaatttatttctgCCGCCGACGGAGGTGGCATTGATGCCGTTGATACCAATGTTGTTGCTGATAAGGTTCGG GAAGTGACGGGCAGTTCAGCTCTACCACCGAGTCAGCTGAGCAAAGCGATTTCACGGATAAGCACCGAGTATCGATTGCAGTTCGCCTGGCCAAGGCGAGCCCAGCTAACGAATGGTGAGACTGTGGCGCCAATACCAGCTGCTGGTGGTGCTGGTGGTCCACCAGGTGGGCCACGTAAATCCATGAGCATGGGTACCCTCAAACAGGGTATTGCACCAACTGAACCAGCGCCTGTTCACATGAGAAAGAGACCAGGCGATGTGGATCACAAGCGTGACG GAATCCAGGCATCTGAACTCGAACCACTATTCGGTAACAATGCTGATAATATTGATGGTGTAATGCCTGATGTCGACGAGAAAGACGAAGATTTAACTGATTTCAAGATATCTTTCAG GGAACGCATGCCGGCGCGTAAGGCAGTGAAGATTGTAGATGATCGTGtaacaaaatcaaaaatccATAAATCTCCGACTACTGTGAAAAATGCGTTTCCAACGTCCGAGATTATCGAGCTCAGACGTCTTGCTGATGAATATAAG CATCGTGACTGGGGCTGTGGTCTGGCGTCAAAGGAAATGTCATCAATCTGGAAACACGTCTCCAATAATCACGCCCTCAGCGCTCTGTCACTTGCCAG ATCAGTGACGAaagaggagaaagagaaggagaacACGAGGAAGGTTGCACCAGTGACAAATACAATGCCACCAGCTGGTAGGCCCTCCTCTGTTCAGGCCAGACCTATTTCCGGAATTCTTCAAGAAGCG GATAATGAGAGAGCCATGGCTCGCGCAAGAAAGGATTTCTTGATCCGCCATCATCTTGACCGTACTACAGGTGCTG gTGACGGAGCACTGTTACCTTCTCCAACGAGAGAGAAGCTTGAGCCAGTGTTACCCCGTCGTCGTGACGAGGCTAAAGAGGAGATTCAGCCGAGAACAAAATCGAGCCCCAAGAATAGCCCGAGGACTGGACGTTCACAGAGCCTGGGTCCTCTCAGTAGGTCACCAAAACGTCAAACCCCCCGAGCACCATCAGTCAGCAAAGATGCCAAG gagaaagagaaggagcatAAGGACAAAGAGGGGAAGGACAGAAgtggagagccagagaggcatcCCCgtccga CGGGTGTTTCAGCGGTGGGCGGGCGAGTTCGTTGGAGCATACGAGAATCCTCGCAAACCCCGGTGAAATCGTCGTCGACGAGCGAGCCGCCCATACCGCCTTTGCCATCACCACCTTCTGGCCCTGGGCCCACGCAACTCCACAAGAAACCCTCGCCGAGGTCACACCGTAAAT TGACAGCGGAACCGCAGGTAAATGGCGACGCAACCGGGGGCGATTCCAGCGTAGCGTCAACTCCACCGTCACAGAGTGCCACCGCACCAGTAGCGACCGCAGTAGTGACAAGCACTCCTTGGTTCGACGACGAGCCAGTGGTAAAGAGTCCCCCAGAGCCGACGCGAGTAAAATCCCCAGAACAAATGATAATGCGATCACCGGAGCCAGTAAATTGGACAGTGCCGCTGGACACCGGGAAGACATTCACGGTGACCCAAAACGTGAGGGAAG GGGAACCCCTGACGCGGCCCCACAGCGAGGCCAAGACATGGGCGCCAGGGTCGACAGTGATATCAACACCCCAGTCAGCGCCCCCAGAACTAGCTCAGCACAAATCTCATCATCAATCCCAGCACTCGGGGTACAAGTCACCAGAGAGCGAGAGCGTTTCCCTGGGGAGTTACACGGGACTCAATGGCCACAAGGATCTCGACTCGGAGAGGGACAGTCCACTACCGAGCAATCTACAGGGTACATCCACAGCATCCCAAAGTGATAAG CTATCAGTAGCGCCAGAAACGAAGGAAAAGCTGGCTGAGGAGCCTTCGATAAAGCCCGTGGCCGGGACGAATCTCCGTTGCCTAGAGGATCCTGTCTTCGAGTTCGACAGAGGCCAGAAATCCGAAGAGCCTTTACCTCCAGCCCCATCAGTCCCAGTAACGCAGTCAGGCTACCGTGTTCTGGAAGCAGAAGAGCCAGTAGTGCCTGCAGGTGGTACCGGTGGCACTTCCAGCTCTGGATATCATGTGCTGGAGGCACCAGCCCTCAGTCCAGGTGCTCAACAACGATCAGTCACCAGTGATGTACTCGAAATCGCTCGCAATcgctttgataaattttggggCAAGGGGGGATCCGAGAATCAGGCTTAA
- the LOC135164198 gene encoding proteoglycan 4 isoform X15 has protein sequence MPANKGPIFSSTAKEKPVNGGGFGASGTKKRKQRVTVKSKKHCKQYLQLHSEYRSTYTWHEYTGPHQEHTVVRRAPQAQPTSTKQPSAKLQSAKSTEDENTEGPTLEPPLPRRKKNPELAYRHHEFISAADGGGIDAVDTNVVADKVREVTGSSALPPSQLSKAISRISTEYRLQFAWPRRAQLTNGETVAPIPAAGGAGGPPGGPRKSMSMGTLKQGIAPTEPAPVHMRKRPGDVDHKRDGIQASELEPLFGNNADNIDGVMPDVDEKDEDLTDFKISFRSVTKEEKEKENTRKVAPVTNTMPPAGRPSSVQARPISGILQEADNERAMARARKDFLIRHHLDRTTGAGDGALLPSPTREKLEPVLPRRRDEAKEEIQPRTKSSPKNSPRTGRSQSLGPLSRSPKRQTPRAPSVSKDAKEKEKEHKDKEGKDRSGEPERHPRPTGVSAVGGRVRWSIRESSQTPVKSSSTSEPPIPPLPSPPSGPGPTQLHKKPSPRSHRKSFLATTASPHRPLHHHAKPTSANVTKVPGKNTTQHSVDVNTTVSSSVSSGNEAAPSGSRSQRTLKLNNENNRARGSVRAQVTTVIDPSKSSSDNRYQSYRANAALQAMTAEPQVNGDATGGDSSVASTPPSQSATAPVATAVVTSTPWFDDEPVVKSPPEPTRVKSPEQMIMRSPEPVNWTVPLDTGKTFTVTQNVREGEPLTRPHSEAKTWAPGSTVISTPQSAPPELAQHKSHHQSQHSGYKSPESESVSLGSYTGLNGHKDLDSERDSPLPSNLQGTSTASQSDKLSVAPETKEKLAEEPSIKPVAGTNLRCLEDPVFEFDRGQKSEEPLPPAPSVPVTQSGYRVLEAEEPVVPAGGTGGTSSSGYHVLEAPALSPGAQQRSVTSDVLEIARNRFDKFWGKGGSENQA, from the exons ATGCCCGCGAACAAGGGTCCAATATTTTCGTCAACAGCCAAAGAGAAACCGGTGAACGGTGGTGGTTTCGGTGCATCCGGTACTAAGAAGAGGAAACAACGTGTCACCGTTAAAAGTAAAAAACATTGCAAGCAGTACTTG CAGCTCCACTCAGAATACAGGAGCACCTACACATGGCACGAGTACACAGGACCCCATCAGGAGCACACGGTCGTGCGACGAGCGCCTCAGGCCCAGCCGACCTCCA CGAAGCAACCGAGCGCGAAGCTACAATCGGCCAAGTCAACCGAGGATGAGAACACCGAAG GACCAACACTGGAGCCACCATTGCCGAGGAGGAAGAAGAATCCAGAATTGGCTTACAGGCatcatgaatttatttctgCCGCCGACGGAGGTGGCATTGATGCCGTTGATACCAATGTTGTTGCTGATAAGGTTCGG GAAGTGACGGGCAGTTCAGCTCTACCACCGAGTCAGCTGAGCAAAGCGATTTCACGGATAAGCACCGAGTATCGATTGCAGTTCGCCTGGCCAAGGCGAGCCCAGCTAACGAATGGTGAGACTGTGGCGCCAATACCAGCTGCTGGTGGTGCTGGTGGTCCACCAGGTGGGCCACGTAAATCCATGAGCATGGGTACCCTCAAACAGGGTATTGCACCAACTGAACCAGCGCCTGTTCACATGAGAAAGAGACCAGGCGATGTGGATCACAAGCGTGACG GAATCCAGGCATCTGAACTCGAACCACTATTCGGTAACAATGCTGATAATATTGATGGTGTAATGCCTGATGTCGACGAGAAAGACGAAGATTTAACTGATTTCAAGATATCTTTCAG ATCAGTGACGAaagaggagaaagagaaggagaacACGAGGAAGGTTGCACCAGTGACAAATACAATGCCACCAGCTGGTAGGCCCTCCTCTGTTCAGGCCAGACCTATTTCCGGAATTCTTCAAGAAGCG GATAATGAGAGAGCCATGGCTCGCGCAAGAAAGGATTTCTTGATCCGCCATCATCTTGACCGTACTACAGGTGCTG gTGACGGAGCACTGTTACCTTCTCCAACGAGAGAGAAGCTTGAGCCAGTGTTACCCCGTCGTCGTGACGAGGCTAAAGAGGAGATTCAGCCGAGAACAAAATCGAGCCCCAAGAATAGCCCGAGGACTGGACGTTCACAGAGCCTGGGTCCTCTCAGTAGGTCACCAAAACGTCAAACCCCCCGAGCACCATCAGTCAGCAAAGATGCCAAG gagaaagagaaggagcatAAGGACAAAGAGGGGAAGGACAGAAgtggagagccagagaggcatcCCCgtccga CGGGTGTTTCAGCGGTGGGCGGGCGAGTTCGTTGGAGCATACGAGAATCCTCGCAAACCCCGGTGAAATCGTCGTCGACGAGCGAGCCGCCCATACCGCCTTTGCCATCACCACCTTCTGGCCCTGGGCCCACGCAACTCCACAAGAAACCCTCGCCGAGGTCACACCGTAAAT CCTTCCTCGCGACCACCGCTTCCCCCCATCGTCCTCTTCATCATCACGCGAAACCTACTTCTGCTAATGTTACGAAAGTCCCCGGTAAGAATACGACACAACACAGTGTCGATGTCAATACAACAGTGTCCAGCTCAGTGTCATCAGGCAATGAGGCAGCACCCTCGGGCTCGAGATCACAGCGTAcactaaaattaaacaatgaGAATAATCGAGCCCGAGGTAGTGTCAGGGCCCAAGTAACAACTGTTATCGACCCATCCAAATCATCCTCCGACAATCGATACCAATCGTACCGAGCTAATGCAGCCCTGCAAGCTA TGACAGCGGAACCGCAGGTAAATGGCGACGCAACCGGGGGCGATTCCAGCGTAGCGTCAACTCCACCGTCACAGAGTGCCACCGCACCAGTAGCGACCGCAGTAGTGACAAGCACTCCTTGGTTCGACGACGAGCCAGTGGTAAAGAGTCCCCCAGAGCCGACGCGAGTAAAATCCCCAGAACAAATGATAATGCGATCACCGGAGCCAGTAAATTGGACAGTGCCGCTGGACACCGGGAAGACATTCACGGTGACCCAAAACGTGAGGGAAG GGGAACCCCTGACGCGGCCCCACAGCGAGGCCAAGACATGGGCGCCAGGGTCGACAGTGATATCAACACCCCAGTCAGCGCCCCCAGAACTAGCTCAGCACAAATCTCATCATCAATCCCAGCACTCGGGGTACAAGTCACCAGAGAGCGAGAGCGTTTCCCTGGGGAGTTACACGGGACTCAATGGCCACAAGGATCTCGACTCGGAGAGGGACAGTCCACTACCGAGCAATCTACAGGGTACATCCACAGCATCCCAAAGTGATAAG CTATCAGTAGCGCCAGAAACGAAGGAAAAGCTGGCTGAGGAGCCTTCGATAAAGCCCGTGGCCGGGACGAATCTCCGTTGCCTAGAGGATCCTGTCTTCGAGTTCGACAGAGGCCAGAAATCCGAAGAGCCTTTACCTCCAGCCCCATCAGTCCCAGTAACGCAGTCAGGCTACCGTGTTCTGGAAGCAGAAGAGCCAGTAGTGCCTGCAGGTGGTACCGGTGGCACTTCCAGCTCTGGATATCATGTGCTGGAGGCACCAGCCCTCAGTCCAGGTGCTCAACAACGATCAGTCACCAGTGATGTACTCGAAATCGCTCGCAATcgctttgataaattttggggCAAGGGGGGATCCGAGAATCAGGCTTAA
- the LOC135164198 gene encoding uncharacterized protein LOC135164198 isoform X18, which translates to MPANKGPIFSSTAKEKPVNGGGFGASGTKKRKQRVTVKSKKHCKQYLQLHSEYRSTYTWHEYTGPHQEHTVVRRAPQAQPTSTKQPSAKLQSAKSTEDENTEGPTLEPPLPRRKKNPELAYRHHEFISAADGGGIDAVDTNVVADKVREVTGSSALPPSQLSKAISRISTEYRLQFAWPRRAQLTNGETVAPIPAAGGAGGPPGGPRKSMSMGTLKQGIAPTEPAPVHMRKRPGDVDHKRDGIQASELEPLFGNNADNIDGVMPDVDEKDEDLTDFKISFRERMPARKAVKIVDDRVTKSKIHKSPTTVKNAFPTSEIIELRRLADEYKHRDWGCGLASKEMSSIWKHVSNNHALSALSLARSVTKEEKEKENTRKVAPVTNTMPPAGRPSSVQARPISGILQEADNERAMARARKDFLIRHHLDRTTGAGDGALLPSPTREKLEPVLPRRRDEAKEEIQPRTKSSPKNSPRTGRSQSLGPLSRSPKRQTPRAPSVSKDAKEKEKEHKDKEGKDRSGEPERHPRPTGVSAVGGRVRWSIRESSQTPVKSSSTSEPPIPPLPSPPSGPGPTQLHKKPSPRSHRKSFLATTASPHRPLHHHAKPTSANVTKVPGKNTTQHSVDVNTTVSSSVSSGNEAAPSGSRSQRTLKLNNENNRARGSVRAQVTTVIDPSKSSSDNRYQSYRANAALQATSNVGSSSDSGTAGKWRRNRGRFQRSVNSTVTECHRTSSDRSSDKHSLVRRRASGKESPRADASKIPRTNDNAITGASKLDSAAGHREDIHGDPKREGRGTPDAAPQRGQDMGARVDSDINTPVSAPRTSSAQISSSIPALGVQVTRERERFPGELHGTQWPQGSRLGEGQSTTEQSTGYIHSIPK; encoded by the exons ATGCCCGCGAACAAGGGTCCAATATTTTCGTCAACAGCCAAAGAGAAACCGGTGAACGGTGGTGGTTTCGGTGCATCCGGTACTAAGAAGAGGAAACAACGTGTCACCGTTAAAAGTAAAAAACATTGCAAGCAGTACTTG CAGCTCCACTCAGAATACAGGAGCACCTACACATGGCACGAGTACACAGGACCCCATCAGGAGCACACGGTCGTGCGACGAGCGCCTCAGGCCCAGCCGACCTCCA CGAAGCAACCGAGCGCGAAGCTACAATCGGCCAAGTCAACCGAGGATGAGAACACCGAAG GACCAACACTGGAGCCACCATTGCCGAGGAGGAAGAAGAATCCAGAATTGGCTTACAGGCatcatgaatttatttctgCCGCCGACGGAGGTGGCATTGATGCCGTTGATACCAATGTTGTTGCTGATAAGGTTCGG GAAGTGACGGGCAGTTCAGCTCTACCACCGAGTCAGCTGAGCAAAGCGATTTCACGGATAAGCACCGAGTATCGATTGCAGTTCGCCTGGCCAAGGCGAGCCCAGCTAACGAATGGTGAGACTGTGGCGCCAATACCAGCTGCTGGTGGTGCTGGTGGTCCACCAGGTGGGCCACGTAAATCCATGAGCATGGGTACCCTCAAACAGGGTATTGCACCAACTGAACCAGCGCCTGTTCACATGAGAAAGAGACCAGGCGATGTGGATCACAAGCGTGACG GAATCCAGGCATCTGAACTCGAACCACTATTCGGTAACAATGCTGATAATATTGATGGTGTAATGCCTGATGTCGACGAGAAAGACGAAGATTTAACTGATTTCAAGATATCTTTCAG GGAACGCATGCCGGCGCGTAAGGCAGTGAAGATTGTAGATGATCGTGtaacaaaatcaaaaatccATAAATCTCCGACTACTGTGAAAAATGCGTTTCCAACGTCCGAGATTATCGAGCTCAGACGTCTTGCTGATGAATATAAG CATCGTGACTGGGGCTGTGGTCTGGCGTCAAAGGAAATGTCATCAATCTGGAAACACGTCTCCAATAATCACGCCCTCAGCGCTCTGTCACTTGCCAG ATCAGTGACGAaagaggagaaagagaaggagaacACGAGGAAGGTTGCACCAGTGACAAATACAATGCCACCAGCTGGTAGGCCCTCCTCTGTTCAGGCCAGACCTATTTCCGGAATTCTTCAAGAAGCG GATAATGAGAGAGCCATGGCTCGCGCAAGAAAGGATTTCTTGATCCGCCATCATCTTGACCGTACTACAGGTGCTG gTGACGGAGCACTGTTACCTTCTCCAACGAGAGAGAAGCTTGAGCCAGTGTTACCCCGTCGTCGTGACGAGGCTAAAGAGGAGATTCAGCCGAGAACAAAATCGAGCCCCAAGAATAGCCCGAGGACTGGACGTTCACAGAGCCTGGGTCCTCTCAGTAGGTCACCAAAACGTCAAACCCCCCGAGCACCATCAGTCAGCAAAGATGCCAAG gagaaagagaaggagcatAAGGACAAAGAGGGGAAGGACAGAAgtggagagccagagaggcatcCCCgtccga CGGGTGTTTCAGCGGTGGGCGGGCGAGTTCGTTGGAGCATACGAGAATCCTCGCAAACCCCGGTGAAATCGTCGTCGACGAGCGAGCCGCCCATACCGCCTTTGCCATCACCACCTTCTGGCCCTGGGCCCACGCAACTCCACAAGAAACCCTCGCCGAGGTCACACCGTAAAT CCTTCCTCGCGACCACCGCTTCCCCCCATCGTCCTCTTCATCATCACGCGAAACCTACTTCTGCTAATGTTACGAAAGTCCCCGGTAAGAATACGACACAACACAGTGTCGATGTCAATACAACAGTGTCCAGCTCAGTGTCATCAGGCAATGAGGCAGCACCCTCGGGCTCGAGATCACAGCGTAcactaaaattaaacaatgaGAATAATCGAGCCCGAGGTAGTGTCAGGGCCCAAGTAACAACTGTTATCGACCCATCCAAATCATCCTCCGACAATCGATACCAATCGTACCGAGCTAATGCAGCCCTGCAAGCTA CCTCGAACGTTGGTTCTTCCAGTGACAGCGGAACCGCAGGTAAATGGCGACGCAACCGGGGGCGATTCCAGCGTAGCGTCAACTCCACCGTCACAGAGTGCCACCGCACCAGTAGCGACCGCAGTAGTGACAAGCACTCCTTGGTTCGACGACGAGCCAGTGGTAAAGAGTCCCCCAGAGCCGACGCGAGTAAAATCCCCAGAACAAATGATAATGCGATCACCGGAGCCAGTAAATTGGACAGTGCCGCTGGACACCGGGAAGACATTCACGGTGACCCAAAACGTGAGGGAAG GGGAACCCCTGACGCGGCCCCACAGCGAGGCCAAGACATGGGCGCCAGGGTCGACAGTGATATCAACACCCCAGTCAGCGCCCCCAGAACTAGCTCAGCACAAATCTCATCATCAATCCCAGCACTCGGGGTACAAGTCACCAGAGAGCGAGAGCGTTTCCCTGGGGAGTTACACGGGACTCAATGGCCACAAGGATCTCGACTCGGAGAGGGACAGTCCACTACCGAGCAATCTACAGGGTACATCCACAGCATCCCAAAGTGA
- the LOC135164198 gene encoding uncharacterized protein LOC135164198 isoform X16, which translates to MPANKGPIFSSTAKEKPVNGGGFGASGTKKRKQRVTVKSKKHCKQYLQLHSEYRSTYTWHEYTGPHQEHTVVRRAPQAQPTSTKQPSAKLQSAKSTEDENTEGPTLEPPLPRRKKNPELAYRHHEFISAADGGGIDAVDTNVVADKVREVTGSSALPPSQLSKAISRISTEYRLQFAWPRRAQLTNGETVAPIPAAGGAGGPPGGPRKSMSMGTLKQGIAPTEPAPVHMRKRPGDVDHKRDGIQASELEPLFGNNADNIDGVMPDVDEKDEDLTDFKISFRERMPARKAVKIVDDRVTKSKIHKSPTTVKNAFPTSEIIELRRLADEYKHRDWGCGLASKEMSSIWKHVSNNHALSALSLARSVTKEEKEKENTRKVAPVTNTMPPAGRPSSVQARPISGILQEADNERAMARARKDFLIRHHLDRTTGAGDGALLPSPTREKLEPVLPRRRDEAKEEIQPRTKSSPKNSPRTGRSQSLGPLSRSPKRQTPRAPSVSKDAKEKEKEHKDKEGKDRSGEPERHPRPTGVSAVGGRVRWSIRESSQTPVKSSSTSEPPIPPLPSPPSGPGPTQLHKKPSPRSHRKSFLATTASPHRPLHHHAKPTSANVTKVPGKNTTQHSVDVNTTVSSSVSSGNEAAPSGSRSQRTLKLNNENNRARGSVRAQVTTVIDPSKSSSDNRYQSYRANAALQATSNVGSSSDSGTAGKWRRNRGRFQRSVNSTVTECHRTSSDRSSDKHSLVRRRASGKESPRADASKIPRTNDNAITGASKLDSAAGHREDIHGDPKREGSAIKRLVSYFLVCCRGTPDAAPQRGQDMGARVDSDINTPVSAPRTSSAQISSSIPALGVQVTRERERFPGELHGTQWPQGSRLGEGQSTTEQSTGYIHSIPK; encoded by the exons ATGCCCGCGAACAAGGGTCCAATATTTTCGTCAACAGCCAAAGAGAAACCGGTGAACGGTGGTGGTTTCGGTGCATCCGGTACTAAGAAGAGGAAACAACGTGTCACCGTTAAAAGTAAAAAACATTGCAAGCAGTACTTG CAGCTCCACTCAGAATACAGGAGCACCTACACATGGCACGAGTACACAGGACCCCATCAGGAGCACACGGTCGTGCGACGAGCGCCTCAGGCCCAGCCGACCTCCA CGAAGCAACCGAGCGCGAAGCTACAATCGGCCAAGTCAACCGAGGATGAGAACACCGAAG GACCAACACTGGAGCCACCATTGCCGAGGAGGAAGAAGAATCCAGAATTGGCTTACAGGCatcatgaatttatttctgCCGCCGACGGAGGTGGCATTGATGCCGTTGATACCAATGTTGTTGCTGATAAGGTTCGG GAAGTGACGGGCAGTTCAGCTCTACCACCGAGTCAGCTGAGCAAAGCGATTTCACGGATAAGCACCGAGTATCGATTGCAGTTCGCCTGGCCAAGGCGAGCCCAGCTAACGAATGGTGAGACTGTGGCGCCAATACCAGCTGCTGGTGGTGCTGGTGGTCCACCAGGTGGGCCACGTAAATCCATGAGCATGGGTACCCTCAAACAGGGTATTGCACCAACTGAACCAGCGCCTGTTCACATGAGAAAGAGACCAGGCGATGTGGATCACAAGCGTGACG GAATCCAGGCATCTGAACTCGAACCACTATTCGGTAACAATGCTGATAATATTGATGGTGTAATGCCTGATGTCGACGAGAAAGACGAAGATTTAACTGATTTCAAGATATCTTTCAG GGAACGCATGCCGGCGCGTAAGGCAGTGAAGATTGTAGATGATCGTGtaacaaaatcaaaaatccATAAATCTCCGACTACTGTGAAAAATGCGTTTCCAACGTCCGAGATTATCGAGCTCAGACGTCTTGCTGATGAATATAAG CATCGTGACTGGGGCTGTGGTCTGGCGTCAAAGGAAATGTCATCAATCTGGAAACACGTCTCCAATAATCACGCCCTCAGCGCTCTGTCACTTGCCAG ATCAGTGACGAaagaggagaaagagaaggagaacACGAGGAAGGTTGCACCAGTGACAAATACAATGCCACCAGCTGGTAGGCCCTCCTCTGTTCAGGCCAGACCTATTTCCGGAATTCTTCAAGAAGCG GATAATGAGAGAGCCATGGCTCGCGCAAGAAAGGATTTCTTGATCCGCCATCATCTTGACCGTACTACAGGTGCTG gTGACGGAGCACTGTTACCTTCTCCAACGAGAGAGAAGCTTGAGCCAGTGTTACCCCGTCGTCGTGACGAGGCTAAAGAGGAGATTCAGCCGAGAACAAAATCGAGCCCCAAGAATAGCCCGAGGACTGGACGTTCACAGAGCCTGGGTCCTCTCAGTAGGTCACCAAAACGTCAAACCCCCCGAGCACCATCAGTCAGCAAAGATGCCAAG gagaaagagaaggagcatAAGGACAAAGAGGGGAAGGACAGAAgtggagagccagagaggcatcCCCgtccga CGGGTGTTTCAGCGGTGGGCGGGCGAGTTCGTTGGAGCATACGAGAATCCTCGCAAACCCCGGTGAAATCGTCGTCGACGAGCGAGCCGCCCATACCGCCTTTGCCATCACCACCTTCTGGCCCTGGGCCCACGCAACTCCACAAGAAACCCTCGCCGAGGTCACACCGTAAAT CCTTCCTCGCGACCACCGCTTCCCCCCATCGTCCTCTTCATCATCACGCGAAACCTACTTCTGCTAATGTTACGAAAGTCCCCGGTAAGAATACGACACAACACAGTGTCGATGTCAATACAACAGTGTCCAGCTCAGTGTCATCAGGCAATGAGGCAGCACCCTCGGGCTCGAGATCACAGCGTAcactaaaattaaacaatgaGAATAATCGAGCCCGAGGTAGTGTCAGGGCCCAAGTAACAACTGTTATCGACCCATCCAAATCATCCTCCGACAATCGATACCAATCGTACCGAGCTAATGCAGCCCTGCAAGCTA CCTCGAACGTTGGTTCTTCCAGTGACAGCGGAACCGCAGGTAAATGGCGACGCAACCGGGGGCGATTCCAGCGTAGCGTCAACTCCACCGTCACAGAGTGCCACCGCACCAGTAGCGACCGCAGTAGTGACAAGCACTCCTTGGTTCGACGACGAGCCAGTGGTAAAGAGTCCCCCAGAGCCGACGCGAGTAAAATCCCCAGAACAAATGATAATGCGATCACCGGAGCCAGTAAATTGGACAGTGCCGCTGGACACCGGGAAGACATTCACGGTGACCCAAAACGTGAGGGAAG CGCAATTAAGAGACTGGTATCATATTTCTTAGTTTGTTGCCG GGGAACCCCTGACGCGGCCCCACAGCGAGGCCAAGACATGGGCGCCAGGGTCGACAGTGATATCAACACCCCAGTCAGCGCCCCCAGAACTAGCTCAGCACAAATCTCATCATCAATCCCAGCACTCGGGGTACAAGTCACCAGAGAGCGAGAGCGTTTCCCTGGGGAGTTACACGGGACTCAATGGCCACAAGGATCTCGACTCGGAGAGGGACAGTCCACTACCGAGCAATCTACAGGGTACATCCACAGCATCCCAAAGTGA